The Verrucomicrobiaceae bacterium DNA window CGAAGTAGGCCAGGATGGAGGATGCGATGGCGGTGTAGAGCACGACTTGCCAGTTCACCAGGCCAGCGCGGGCGTTCTGGGTGGTGGCCATGAGTGCTGTGGGGATGATGATGGCTAGGGAGGTGGCGACGGCGGTTTTCTGCGGCATATCGAGCAGTAGGACAAAGGCCGGGACCATCACCACACCGCCGCCGACACCGCAGAGCGCCGCGATGATGCCGCTAACGACGCCAATGGCGAGACACTTGAGGATGAGCGTGGTAGTCATGTCCTGCTCCGCATAGGCAGGAAGTAGCGAGGGGCAAGGTGCAGGAAGAAAAGCATCTTTGCGCTGAAGCGAATCCGCGCCAGCATCCGCACCGCCATGAAAATGCTCCGACTTCTCGCCACTGCGGCTTCTCTTCTCTTCACTGCCTTTTCCACTGCTCACGCGGACCCCGTCTATGAGCTACGCATCTATACATGCCATGAGGGGCGGCTCGATGCGCTGCTCACACGCTTCCGCGACCACACCTGCAAGCTGTTTGAAAAGCATGGCATGAAGAACGTGGGCTACTGGGTGCCAGTGGATGAGGAGAATGGCTCCAAAACCACGCTCATCTATGTTTTGGAGCATGCTAGCCGTGATGCCGCGAAGGCGAGCTTCAAGGCCTTTGGCACCGATCCAGAGTGGCAGGCTGCTGCAAAGGCGAGCGAGGCAGATGGCAAGATCGTGGCGAAGATCGAGTCGGTCTTCATGACCACCACGCCGTACTCCCCGGTGCTAAAGATCGAAAAAGGCAGCAAGCCACGCGTCTTTGAACTGCGCACCTACATCACCCCTCCGGGCAAGCTCGATGCGCTGCATGCCCGCTTCAGGGATCACACGATGAAGCTTTTCTCCAAGCACGGCATGAGCCACCTCGCCTACTGGACACCCACGGATGAGGACAAAGGCGCAGGCACCAAGCTCATCTACATCCTCTCCCATGACAGCAAGGAGGCCGGTATCGCGTCCTTCACTGCCTTCCGTGCTGATCCAGACTGGATCAAAGCCAAGTCTGCGAGTGAGGCTGCCAATGGTGGCCCGCTCACCATCCAGCCACAGGCTGAGGGCGTGAAAAGTGTGTACATGAAAGCGACGGACTTCTCGCCCGTGCAGTGACTGGGCTAAAATAAAAAAGAGCGGCTGGCTGTGATGCCTGGCCGCTCTTTTTTTCGGAAAGTGGGAATCAAAATGGGATCTCGTCGTCTTCCATGCCCTCGGTGATGGGTCCGTCGCCGAAGTCATCATTCTGCTGGGCTGGGGCAGGGCGCTGGGCTGGACGCTGCGCTGGAGCAGCAGAGCGCTGCATCGGACGCTGGGCAGGACGGCTGTAACCACCGCCACCATTGCCGCCTCCGCCGCCATAGCCGCCGCCGCCACCACCACCACCATTGCTGCCGCCTTCGTCTTCATAACCGCCGCCGCCAGCAGGGGCACCGCGATCACCTGGGCTGCCGAGGAATTGCATCTGCTCCCCGACGACGCGGAGGCGTGTGCGCTTCTGGCCGGTCTGCTTGTCCTCCCAGGAATCCATTTGGAGACGGCCTTCGATAAAGACGGGGCGGCCTTTGTGCAGATATTTGCCGGCGAGCTCGGCCATCTTGGACCAGAGCACCACATCGACGAAGGTGACTTCCTCCACCTTCTCCCCGCTGTCAGAGGTATAGACGCGGTTCACCGCGAGGCCGATGTCACACACGGCGCTGCCCTTCGGCGTGTAGCGCACCTCGGGGTCGCGGGTGAGATTGCCGATGAGCATGACTTTGTTGTAGGAGGCCATAAATAGGAGAGGAGAGCTGCCATCATTGCCGGGGGCGGCGCTTCCCGGCAATGTATTTTTTGTCTTCAAAGCTCCCCCGTGGCATGCTGGCGGCGTGCTGGACCTCATCGACGCCTTTATTCTCCATCTCGCCACGGAACGCGGTCTCTCCGTGAATTACCAGCTACTGGTGCGTCGTGTGCTGGAGTCCTTTGCCTCCTGGTTGCGGGTGCAGATGGCCCTGGAGGCTCCCTCAGCCGTCACCACGGAGATTTTGGGCGATTTCCTGGCGCAGCGGAAAAAAGACGGCATCGCCGCCTCCTCTGCGCGGCTAGAGCTGATCGCGCTGAAGATTTTTTTCCGCTTTTTGGCCGCCCGGCGCTACATCACGAAAGACCCTGCGGATGCGCTGCTGCCACCGCGGCTGGAAAAACGCCTCCCCGGCACTCTGGGCGAGCTGGACGTGAAAAAGCTCATCGAATCCGTGGATGGCACGAGCCCGCTCGACCGCCGTGATCGGGCGATTTTCGAGCTTTTTTATGCCAGCGGCCTACGGCTCTCTGAGTTGCTCGATGCACGGCTGGAGAATCTGAGCCTGGAAGAAGGCTGGATACGCGTCACGGGCAAAGGGCGTAAAACACGCCTCGCACCGGTCGGTGCAGCCGCACGGGATGCCCTAGCGGCGTATATCGAGCATGGTCGGCCAGGGCTGGTGAGGCCAAAGACGCAAAGTTTTGTGTTTTTGAGCAAAAACGGCCTCCGCCTCACCAGCGAGCGCATTCAGGCCATCTTCCGGGAGCGAGCAGCGGCCTGTGGCTTCGAAAAGCATGTCCACCCGCATAAGATGCGTCACAGCTTCGCCACGCATCTTCTCACCCACGGGGCGGATTTACGCGTGATCCAGGAAATGCTGGGCCACGCTGACATCGCCACCACACAGATCTACACCCACGTCGATCAATCCCGACTGAAGGAGACGCATCGGAAATTTCACCCACGCGGATGATGCTCCCGCCGGCGCTGGAGGGCAGAAGGCACACTAGCGCTCGTTCGATGATGTGTTACGATCCGCGCCGTGCCCCTGCCGAATACCAGCGAAGTCCTCGATACCGTCCAGAAAGTGCCCTCCACCATCTGGGTCACTGCGGGCACGGTAGGCTTCATCGCTTTTGCGGCTGGGTTGGCCTTTTCACGCGGCGTGATGCGGCAGCTCGTGGGCATGTTCTCACTGGCCATCTCCGCCGGGGTGGCCTGGTATGTCTTTCGCAATCGTGCGGACATCTTCGGCGCGGCGGGTATCGCCATGACGACCAATCGGCTGCTCTTTCTCTCCGCTGCGGCGGGTCTGCTGGCATACTTTATCTGCAAAGCGGGCGTGTATCTGCTCAGCGCCTTCGGTTTGCTCAATCTCGTCAGCGGACTCACGGGCTGGCGTGGTATGCTCCTGAGCGCCTTCCCCTCCAGCTTCCTACTATGGATCGCGAGCATGTCGCTGCGGCTGCTCGGCAGCCTGGATAGTCTGGAAAGTGCCGCCGAGATCGTGAAAAAGAACGGCAAAGTGCAGTCGCAGGCGCAGTCCATCTTTGCCAGCCTGAGCCAGCGCATGGACAGTAGCTTCCTGGGAGCGATCGCCCAAAAGCTCGACCCATACGACATCCGCGCTACTGCGAATCTGTCCCGCCTGCTCATCCTATGGCCAGAGGGCAGCATGTGGCAGCGTCTCGCAGCCCAGAATCCGAAAACGGCCCAGGCACTCAATCACCCGCGCATCATCGAGCTGGGGCACGATGCAGAGGTGCGTAAAGCGATCGAGCGGCAGGACTTCGCGGGGCTCATGCAGATGAAAAAAGTCGAAGAAGCAGCCCAGCATCCCGATTTGGCGGAAATACTCAGCGGCCTAGCGCTCGATCAGGCGATGGACAGCGTCGTGTACCAGCGTCCGCAGCCGGTGACGCTGCATTGAGTGTTGTTTGTGACGTTTTGTTTGTGACGTTTTTGTTGCCTGGAATCGCTGACAGTGTGTGGTGAATGGGCCAAATACCCCTCCCTCACTTGCCAGACGTGTCGCCAGCCTCTTCCAACCATCCCTTCCTCTCCGTAGAGCGCTTTAATTATGCCTACGGGGACCACCAGGTGCTCTTTGATGTCGATCTGCCGATCCGCAGTGAAGACGTCACTGCCTTCATCGGCCCATCGGGCTGCGGTAAGAGCACGCTGCTGCGTGCGATCAATCGCATCAACGATCTGGTGGACAGCGCCCGTGTCGTCAGTGGCACCATCCGCATCGACGGCGTGGATTTATACACCCCGCAGGTCGATCCCATCGCGCTGCGGCGGCAGGTGGGCATGGTATTCCAGAAGTACAATCCTTTCCCCCGCTCCATCTTTGAAAATGCCGTCTATGGCCTGCGAGTCGCCGGCGTGACAGATAAGCACGAGCTCATGGATGCCGCAGAGAGCAGCCTGAAGTCTGCCGCTCTGTGGGATGAGGTCAAAGACCGCCTGCATGAGATGGCCACGGGGCTCTCTGGTGGTCAGCAGCAGCGTCTCTGCATCGCCCGGGCCATCGCACTCCAGCCGCGCATCCTGCTCATGGATGAGCCCTGTGCCGCGCTCGATCCCATCGCCACGGCACGCATCGAAGAGCTCATTTTGCAGCTCAGGGATCGCTACACCTTCATCATCGTCACGCATAACATGGAGCAGGCCAAGCGGATCGCTGACCAAACCGCCTTTTTTTACAAAGGCCGCCTGATCGAGCGGAGTGATACGATGGACCTCTTCACCATGCCCAAAGACCGACTGACAGAGCAGTATGTGACGGGCAGGCTGGTCTAGTGAGGGGCCTGCGTGCGGGTGGTCTTGACGGGCGCGGTGTCTGCGACGACGAGGGACGCTCCATGCCCGCAGAAAAACTCATCGCCGCCGCTCTCGCTCTGCGTGAGGAATTACGTCCGCTCCGCTTCGCGGAGCCCGTGGAGTATGTCTATCAGCCACTCGAGTATGCGTGGGCACCTCATGCGGCCTATCTGACACGGTTCGGCGCCACGCGGAAGAAAGTCGTGTTCGTCGGCATGAATCCAGGCCCCTTTGGCATGACGCAGACGGGGGTGCCATTTGGTGAGATCGCCGCAGTGCGTGATTGGATGCAGATCTGCGAGCCCGTGGGCAAACCTGAGCGTGAGCACCCGAAGCGGCCCGTGCTGGGATTCGCCTGTCCGCAGTCAGAAGTGAGCGGCAGGCGGCTATGGGGCCACTTCGCGGCGAAATTTGGCCCGGGGGAGAATTTCTTCCGAGAGCACTTTGTGGCGAATTTTTGCCCACTCGTGTTCCTCGAGGCCGGAGGGAAGAATTTCACGCCAGACAAGCTACCCGCCGCAGAGGCCGCCGCGCTCAACGCACACTGCGATGCCCATTTGCGTGCTGTGATCACGGCCCTAGAGCCGCAGTGGGTGATCGGCGTGGGAGCCTACGCGGAAGAATGCGCCGTGCGTGCGAAGGAGGCCCTGGGGGGCGGCTTCAAAACCGGCCGCGTGCTCCACCCCAGTCCCGCCAGCCCCGCCGCGAACCGTGACTGGGCCGGTGCAGCGACAAAGCAGCTCGAAAAACTCGGTGTGTGGTGAATCCCGATGACACTCAACTCCACGTCTCATCATGTTTAGCCACGCTGAAGAGGTAGCTCACTATCTCCAGGTCCGACTCAAAAGACGCCGAATCGCCTCGGTGGCCTATCTGATCCTCCTCGCTGGCTATGTGGTCTGGCGGACGACGGTGCTCAATGAGCATGCGATGGTGTATTCGGTGGTCTTCCTCATGGCGGACCTGTTGGGGGCGCTGCTAGGTGTATCCTATGTGATTCAATCGTGGAGCATCCGAGTGCGGGAGGCTCCCCCACTCGACTATCGGCCCAAGGTGGATGTTTTTTTGCCCGTGTACACCGAGCCAGCCGGGATGATCGAGCTCACCGTGCAGGGAGCAGTGTCGATCGACTATCCGCATGAGACTTGGTTGCTCGATGATGGTAAAAGGGATGAACTCAAGGCTCTGGCGGAGAAATATGGCATCCGGTATCTGCGGCGGCCGACCAATCAGGGAGCAAAAGCGGGAAATCTGAACTACGCGCTGCAACATAGCCGAGCCACTGCGGTGGCGGTGTTTGATGCGGACCATATTCCGAAACGCGAGTCCCTGGATATGCTGGTGGGCTATCTGAAAGACTCGCGGGTCGCCGTGGCACAGACGCCGCAGATGTTTTACAACGAAGATGCCTTCCTCTACCGCGATGTGGTGATCGGTGCGGGGCGCTGGCACGAGCAGTTGAATTTCATGGATGTGATCCAGAGCCATCGTGATCTGAGTGACAGCAGCTCCTGTGTGGGCACGGGATGCGTTTACAGCCGAGCTGCATTGGACGACATCGGTGGATTTCCAGAGGCCACGCTGACAGAGGATTTGCATAGCTCGATTCTGTTTCACAAAAAGGGCTGGAAGACTGTGTGGGTGAATGAGCCGGTGGCGTGGGGCGTCGCGGCATCGGATGTGACCGAGTTTTATAAAACACGTCGCCGCTGGACTTATGGGAACCTTCAGGGCTTTGCGCTGGAGGGGATTTTTGGGCGCTGCGGTTTGCCGCTTCGACAACGAATTGGCTACCTATTGATGGCGGTGGATATGCTGAGTGGCTGGACACAGCTGGTCTATGTGCTGGTGCCGGTCATCAGCATGGTTTTTTTCGTGTCCCCCTTTGAGCCGGGTGTTTTCACGGCATTGATGCTCATTTTGTATCCGATGCTGCTCGCAGCGCTGCTGGTGGTGGCTTGCGCGGGCTACGTGCGCTTCTTTGCCGGGCAGGTCTTTTCCATGGGGAAGCTCTTCATGCAGATTGAGAGCACGCGGGGGCTATTTGGGAAGAAGATGGCCTGGCAGATTTCGCTCAAGAATGTGCTGGGGCGGGTTTCGTGGGGGAAGCTGGCCATGCACATCCTGCTCTTGGTCGCTAGTGTGCTCGCTATCCTCGCGGCCGTGTTACGGCTAACTGGGGTGTGGGGCTCGGATCGGCCACCAGATGGTGGACCTTGGCTCCTGGGGCTCGCAGCTTTGTGGGTGTTGGTGAACTGTTGGCGCTCATGGACATGGATTCATGATAGCGTGCGGCTTACTCGCCGCACGCACCGGGAGTATCTCTTTGAGGTCCAACTGCCCATTTTAGACGAAAATGGAGCCTGGATCGGCCATACGCGGCGGTTGTCCACCCAACAGGCGGAGGTGAATTGGAAAACGCGGCCGCAAAGTGGACAACGAATTCAAATCCTCACCCCGGGCGATTGTGTGATGGTCCAGGTAAAGGACGTCACAGGTGAGCTCATGGAAATGCAGTGCGCAGACGATGCCACGCGGGGTCGTTTGCAGCGCAGCCTCTATTCCGTCGATTGGCACCGCATGGTGCGTCTCTCTGGATTCATGCATGCGACGCGTGAAAAAGGCCTGGGAGGCAATTGGGTGCCATGTTTGGCCAATGGAGCCTGGGGGCTGTTTTTGCCTGCGCCGAGCGGTTTTGAGCATGATCGTCTGCTACATGCTTCTGCGCTCGTGACAGGAGATGAAGCCCTTTTGGTCATCGTAGGGGATCGCCCATGCCAGAGACGTCTCGGCAACGAGGTGGTTCCATATCGTGCGATCCCACGTGGCCTGAATAACACTGCGTTCCGCATTCACGAGCTCCGTTGAGGCAATTGCTATAAAATGAAGAAATTTTAGAAGTAATGGATTGCTCGCCTTTCTGCGGACGTATAGGCTATCCACCGCTCACATCACTCACCATGACCAAACTAAACACACTCCTCGCCACCCTCCTGCTCGCTGGCACCAGCTTTGCAGGCACATCCACCTGCACTTCGTGCACGCCTACGGCCCCCGTTCCCACGGGCTCCTATGCGAACACCGTTTTTGCAGGATATGACTTCCGCCATGATTCCTACTACATGCACGGCGGCATCCAGCACGATCTCAATGGCAACATGGGAGACGGCGGTCTCTACCTGCGTGCTTTCACGGGTTTCGGCTCCTACAACTATGACACCATCCCTGGCGCTGGCCACACCACGGGCCAGCTTTTCGATGCGGACCTCGGTCTGGGCTATCGTCTGCCAGTCGGTTCCTTCGTGCTCGGTGCTTACGCAGGTGCACATCTGCGTGATCGCAATCTGACCGCCATCGACCCTGCGAATCCAGTAGGCACCGATTGGGGTGCACGTTTCGTGCTTGATGCGCACGGTAGCCTCGGTGCATTCGATATCGGCCTCATCGGTCAGTACAGCACCATTGAAAACGCTATCTGGACCCGCGCTCGCGTAGGTTACAAAGTGTGCGAACGCGTGACCGTCGGCCCTGAATTCATCTACCTGAATGACGCCCAGTTCAACGAGCGCCGCGTCGGTGGCTTCATCAAAATCGCCACCTGCCCGATGTCTGCCCTGACACTGGCTGCTGGTTATGCAGACTATAGCGGCCGCGGAACAGCTGACACCTCGATGTACGGCTCTGTGGGCTTCTCTGTGAACTTCTAATTCATTCCAGAAGAACAAACTTGCCTTCAAAACGGGCGGTGCCTTCGTGTGCCGCCCGTTTTTTTTGCTCACGCGATGCTCGACCCTTTTGAAACTCTCCATGAGGCCGGTTTTTCCCGGCAAGACGAGAATGGAGCCTCTGCGCAGGTGCCTTTCAGTTTAGGATGGAGTGCTGAACTCATCGCTGGACTCGATTGGGTGCGATTATCCGAGCTGGCTCGTGCCTTAGCGGCAGAAGCCGGGTGTGAACTGGCAGGCTCACGAGCCATGGCAGATGGCAGCGTCCTCTTTGGCATGATCGAGCAGCCAAAATCGGCGCATCCCAGTCGTGCGTTGGTCAAACTCACCCCGTGGAATGAGTGGGGAGCCACATCTGGGACGGTGGAGCGCTTTGCCAAAGAAGTCGCGACGGCAAAGGATGCGCGTGGCATCCTGATCGCCCCCGCAGGCTTTAACACAGCGGCACTGCATGCCGCACAGCAGCACCGTATTGAATCGGTGGACGCAGCGGCGCTGAATGCGGCCTTATTGGCATTACCACCAGATAGGAGGGACTTTCTTTTCGTCACTATCACGGCTGGAG harbors:
- a CDS encoding glycosyltransferase, with amino-acid sequence MFSHAEEVAHYLQVRLKRRRIASVAYLILLAGYVVWRTTVLNEHAMVYSVVFLMADLLGALLGVSYVIQSWSIRVREAPPLDYRPKVDVFLPVYTEPAGMIELTVQGAVSIDYPHETWLLDDGKRDELKALAEKYGIRYLRRPTNQGAKAGNLNYALQHSRATAVAVFDADHIPKRESLDMLVGYLKDSRVAVAQTPQMFYNEDAFLYRDVVIGAGRWHEQLNFMDVIQSHRDLSDSSSCVGTGCVYSRAALDDIGGFPEATLTEDLHSSILFHKKGWKTVWVNEPVAWGVAASDVTEFYKTRRRWTYGNLQGFALEGIFGRCGLPLRQRIGYLLMAVDMLSGWTQLVYVLVPVISMVFFVSPFEPGVFTALMLILYPMLLAALLVVACAGYVRFFAGQVFSMGKLFMQIESTRGLFGKKMAWQISLKNVLGRVSWGKLAMHILLLVASVLAILAAVLRLTGVWGSDRPPDGGPWLLGLAALWVLVNCWRSWTWIHDSVRLTRRTHREYLFEVQLPILDENGAWIGHTRRLSTQQAEVNWKTRPQSGQRIQILTPGDCVMVQVKDVTGELMEMQCADDATRGRLQRSLYSVDWHRMVRLSGFMHATREKGLGGNWVPCLANGAWGLFLPAPSGFEHDRLLHASALVTGDEALLVIVGDRPCQRRLGNEVVPYRAIPRGLNNTAFRIHELR
- a CDS encoding single-stranded DNA-binding protein; its protein translation is MPAEKLIAAALALREELRPLRFAEPVEYVYQPLEYAWAPHAAYLTRFGATRKKVVFVGMNPGPFGMTQTGVPFGEIAAVRDWMQICEPVGKPEREHPKRPVLGFACPQSEVSGRRLWGHFAAKFGPGENFFREHFVANFCPLVFLEAGGKNFTPDKLPAAEAAALNAHCDAHLRAVITALEPQWVIGVGAYAEECAVRAKEALGGGFKTGRVLHPSPASPAANRDWAGAATKQLEKLGVW
- the ssb gene encoding single-stranded DNA-binding protein; amino-acid sequence: MASYNKVMLIGNLTRDPEVRYTPKGSAVCDIGLAVNRVYTSDSGEKVEEVTFVDVVLWSKMAELAGKYLHKGRPVFIEGRLQMDSWEDKQTGQKRTRLRVVGEQMQFLGSPGDRGAPAGGGGYEDEGGSNGGGGGGGGYGGGGGNGGGGYSRPAQRPMQRSAAPAQRPAQRPAPAQQNDDFGDGPITEGMEDDEIPF
- the pstB gene encoding phosphate ABC transporter ATP-binding protein; this encodes MGQIPLPHLPDVSPASSNHPFLSVERFNYAYGDHQVLFDVDLPIRSEDVTAFIGPSGCGKSTLLRAINRINDLVDSARVVSGTIRIDGVDLYTPQVDPIALRRQVGMVFQKYNPFPRSIFENAVYGLRVAGVTDKHELMDAAESSLKSAALWDEVKDRLHEMATGLSGGQQQRLCIARAIALQPRILLMDEPCAALDPIATARIEELILQLRDRYTFIIVTHNMEQAKRIADQTAFFYKGRLIERSDTMDLFTMPKDRLTEQYVTGRLV
- the bcsS gene encoding cellulose biosynthesis protein BcsS → MTKLNTLLATLLLAGTSFAGTSTCTSCTPTAPVPTGSYANTVFAGYDFRHDSYYMHGGIQHDLNGNMGDGGLYLRAFTGFGSYNYDTIPGAGHTTGQLFDADLGLGYRLPVGSFVLGAYAGAHLRDRNLTAIDPANPVGTDWGARFVLDAHGSLGAFDIGLIGQYSTIENAIWTRARVGYKVCERVTVGPEFIYLNDAQFNERRVGGFIKIATCPMSALTLAAGYADYSGRGTADTSMYGSVGFSVNF
- a CDS encoding tyrosine recombinase, producing the protein MLDLIDAFILHLATERGLSVNYQLLVRRVLESFASWLRVQMALEAPSAVTTEILGDFLAQRKKDGIAASSARLELIALKIFFRFLAARRYITKDPADALLPPRLEKRLPGTLGELDVKKLIESVDGTSPLDRRDRAIFELFYASGLRLSELLDARLENLSLEEGWIRVTGKGRKTRLAPVGAAARDALAAYIEHGRPGLVRPKTQSFVFLSKNGLRLTSERIQAIFRERAAACGFEKHVHPHKMRHSFATHLLTHGADLRVIQEMLGHADIATTQIYTHVDQSRLKETHRKFHPRG
- a CDS encoding sulfite exporter TauE/SafE family protein, giving the protein MTTTLILKCLAIGVVSGIIAALCGVGGGVVMVPAFVLLLDMPQKTAVATSLAIIIPTALMATTQNARAGLVNWQVVLYTAIASSILAYFGAGWLKRLSNETLSQGFGVLLIIFGIRMLWAGRA
- a CDS encoding polymer-forming cytoskeletal protein, producing MLDPFETLHEAGFSRQDENGASAQVPFSLGWSAELIAGLDWVRLSELARALAAEAGCELAGSRAMADGSVLFGMIEQPKSAHPSRALVKLTPWNEWGATSGTVERFAKEVATAKDARGILIAPAGFNTAALHAAQQHRIESVDAAALNAALLALPPDRRDFLFVTITAGDAITPTCPLCQQKLRREDQSPLPLPSRVIEASGIVADAVLCERLEVAPDCEVTFLSEVRTRSFVNSGQVKGDFICHGAVTLEPGATLSGTVAARSLDVRKGAELLGQFRILEGDLEPLVRQTQRWQWRCAGESGRAACSNIAFEPHDGG
- a CDS encoding NIPSNAP family protein; protein product: MKMLRLLATAASLLFTAFSTAHADPVYELRIYTCHEGRLDALLTRFRDHTCKLFEKHGMKNVGYWVPVDEENGSKTTLIYVLEHASRDAAKASFKAFGTDPEWQAAAKASEADGKIVAKIESVFMTTTPYSPVLKIEKGSKPRVFELRTYITPPGKLDALHARFRDHTMKLFSKHGMSHLAYWTPTDEDKGAGTKLIYILSHDSKEAGIASFTAFRADPDWIKAKSASEAANGGPLTIQPQAEGVKSVYMKATDFSPVQ